A region from the Gossypium hirsutum isolate 1008001.06 chromosome A08, Gossypium_hirsutum_v2.1, whole genome shotgun sequence genome encodes:
- the LOC107958264 gene encoding uncharacterized protein, which translates to MDPPAPPSTHSRVLEINLVSAEDLTPVSKNMKTYAVVWVKPDEKLSTGVDQKGGTDPIWNDPFKFKVDDKFLNSEDATIAVEIYAAAWVKDALVGSVNVLINDIFHLRSVADAKSNDSARRTVTLQIRRPSGRPQGILKMEVALVDSSMRSTPQVEDPKPEPTIHGGGGSVHENHETNANISSELTAEENYEKRPQGSIVKCGSGSSGSEVKCNGGSMVNGDSLCNSDVGPSASVVAAAIAKGLYQPPGNNQPETKETSKISEWTKKEREEELSKKLERWRSEIPPQAVKSRRRSRKKRSGRGIKLFSCFGNTFQFEISINFGSKKKRSNGNNGSGDGNNNKICHLGSINDNNTKSVA; encoded by the coding sequence ATGGATCCTCCTGCTCCTCCTTCTACTCATTCCCGGGTTCTTGAGATTAACCTCGTTTCAGCCGAAGACCTTACTCCGGTCTCCAAAAACATGAAAACCTATGCGGTGGTTTGGGTCAAACCCGACGAGAAGCTTTCCACCGGAGTCGATCAGAAAGGCGGAACTGACCCGATTTGGAACGACCCTTTCAAGTTCAAAGTCGACGACAAGTTCTTAAACTCCGAGGATGCGACGATCGCCGTTGAGATCTACGCCGCAGCGTGGGTTAAAGATGCTTTGGTTGGATCCGTTAATGTTTTGATTAACGATATTTTCCATTTGCGATCCGTTGCCGACGCCAAAAGCAATGACTCAGCCAGGAGAACCGTCACGCTTCAAATCCGCCGCCCCTCTGGCCGCCCTCAAGGGATTCTTAAAATGGAGGTTGCCCTCGTTGATAGTTCAATGCGAAGCACCCCTCAGGTAGAAGACCCAAAGCCAGAACCAACAATCCACGGCGGCGGCGGCAGTGTCCATGAGAATCATGAGACAAATGCCAACATAAGCTCCGAGTTAACAGCGGAGGAAAACTATGAGAAAAGGCCTCAAGGTTCCATTGTTAAATGCGGTTCAGGTTCCAGTGGTTCCGAGGTTAAATGCAATGGCGGAAGCATGGTGAATGGTGACTCGCTTTGTAATTCCGACGTCGGACCTTCAGCTTCGGTTGTGGCGGCAGCCATTGCCAAAGGGTTGTATCAACCGCCGGGAAACAACCAACCGGAGACGAAAGAAACGAGTAAGATATCGGAATGGACTAAGAAAGAAAGGGAAGAAGAACTATCGAAGAAATTAGAGAGGTGGCGGTCGGAAATCCCACCTCAGGCCGTGAAATCGAGGAGGAGATCGAGGAAGAAAAGAAGCGGTCGTGGTATCAAATTGTTTTCATGTTTCGGTAATACTTTCCAATTCGAAATATCGATTAATTTTGGAAGTAAGAAGAAACGTAGCAATGGAAACAATGGCAGTGGCGATGGCAACAATAATAAAATCTGCCATTTGGGCTCTATAAATGATAACAATACCAAATCTGTTGCTTGA
- the LOC107958274 gene encoding bifunctional TH2 protein, mitochondrial, whose protein sequence is MAIPPKSVGAVIPTEDGLASRFWIKFRRESVLSLYSPFVVCLASGSLEIDTFRHCIAQDVHFLKAFAQAYELAEDCADDDDAKLAISKLRKGVLEALKLHNSFVQEWGLDFVKECPVNSATLKYTEFVLATASGKVEGLKAPGKLDTPFEKTKIAAYTLGAMTPCMRLYAFLGKELEAVLDPNEHDHPYKKWIGNYSSEGFQATTLQTEDLLDKLSVSLTGEELNIIEKLYHQAMKLEIEFFYAQTLTQPTVIPLTKEHDPARNRLMIFSDFDLTCTVVDSSAILAEIAIVTAPKSDQNQPEGQITRMSSSELRNTWGELSQQYTEEYEQCIESMLPSDKEEFNYETLHTALEKLSDFEKRANSRVIESGVLKGLNFEDIKRAGERLILQDGCTNFLQKIVKDENLNANVHLLSYCWCGDLIRAAFSSARGLDVVNIHANELSFQESVSTGEIIMEVQSPIDKIEAFNKIIQGCSDDKRNLTVYIGDSVGDLLCLLKADIGIVIGSSSSLRTVGDHYGVSFVPLFPGLVKKQKEYGADGSCCIWKGQSGILYTASGWDDIHALFFGH, encoded by the exons ATGGCGATCCCTCCTAAGTCCGTTGGTGCCGTTATCCCCACCGAGGACGGTCTAGCAAGCAGGTTCTGGATCAAGTTTCGTAGAGAATCTGTGCTTTCTCTTTACTCGCCTTTTGTTGTTTGTTTGGCTTCTGGGTCTCTCGAGATCGACACCTTTCGTCATTGTATTGCCCAAGATGTGCACTTCCTCAAAGCTTTTGCTCAAGC GTATGAATTGGCAGAAGACTGTGCAGATGATGACGATGCAAAGTTAGCAATCTCTAAGCTAAGGAAGGGTGTTTTGGAGGCGCTGAAATTGCATAATTCTTTTGTACAG GAGTGGGGTTTGGACTTTGTTAAAGAATGCCCTGTCAATTCTGCAACTTTAAAGTACACAGAATTTGTACTGGCAACAGCTTCGGGGAAGGTTGAAGGACTGAAAGCTCCAGGAAAACTTGACACTCCATTTGAGAAAACAAAGATTGCAGCTTATACTCTGGGGGCTATGACACCTTGCATGAGGCTGTATGCCTTTCTTGGTAAAGAATTGGAGGCAGTTCTAGACCCCAATGAGCATGACCACCCATACAAAAAGTGGATAGGAAATTATTCTTCCGAGGGTTTTCAG GCGACAACTCTGCAAACAGAAGACTTGCTGGATAAACTTAGTGTCTCTTTGACAGGCGAGGAACTAAACATCATTGAGAAGCTTTATCACCAAGCAATGAAACTTGAAATAGAATTCTTCTATGCTCAAACGCTTACTCAGCCCACTGTTATTCCTCTGACTAAGGAGCATGACCCTGCTCGAAATCGTCTCATGATATTTTCCGATTTTGATCTTACTTGCACAGTTGTTGATTCATCTGCCATTTTGGCCGAGATAGCAATAGTGACCGCTCCTAAATCTGATCAGAACCAACCCGAAGGTCAAATTACTAGGATGTCTTCTTCTGAGTTGAGGAACACATGGGGTGAACTTTCCCAACAATACACAGAAGAGTACGAACAATGCATAGAAAGCATGTTGCCATCCGACAAAG AGGAGTTCAACTATGAAACTCTGCATACAGCACTTGAGAAACTCTCAGATTTTGAGAAAAGGGCAAATTCTAGAGTGATCGAATCAGGGGTACTGAAGGGTCTAAACTTTGAAGACATTAAACGAGCCGGTGAACGATTGATTCTTCAAGATGGCTGCACTAATTTCCTTCAGAAAATTGTAAAGGATGAAAATCTTAATGCCAATGTCCATCTTCTTTCTTATTGTTGGTGTGGTGATCTCATCCGGGCTGCATTTTCGTCAG CAAGGGGTTTAGATGTTGTCAACATACACGCAAATGAACTCAGCTTTCAAGAATCTGTGTCCACGGGTGAAATCATTATGGAAGTGCAGTCTCCAATCGACAAGATTGAagctttcaataaaatcatacaAGGCTGTAGCGATGACAAAAGGAACTTAACTGTTTACATCGGGGACTCGGTTGGCGATTTGCTTTGCCTACTGAAAGCAGATATAGGTATAGTGATTGGATCGAGTTCAAGCCTAAGAACAGTGGGGGATCATTATGGAGTTTCGTTTGTGCCATTGTTCCCTGGTTTGGTTAAGAAACAGAAGGAATATGGTGCTGATGGAAGCTGTTGTATTTGGAAGGGCCAATCAGGCATTCTTTACACTGCCTCTGGTTGGGATGACATTCATGCCTTATTTTTTGGACATTAg
- the LOC121204720 gene encoding GDSL esterase/lipase LTL1 produces the protein MENSFTLVTIFGLLFTLGNVGPQAEAARAFFVFGDSLVDNGNNNYLATTARADAYPYGIDYPTHRATGRFSNGLNIPDLISEQIGSEPTLPYLSPELNGQRLLIGANFASAGIGILNDTGVQFVNIIRIGEQLQYFRQYQQRVSALIGSEQTQRLVNEALVLMTLGGNDFVNNYYLVPFSARSRQFALPDYVVYIISEYRKILLRLYELGARRVLVTGTGPLGCVPAELAQHSRAGECAIELQRASALFNPQLAEMLSGLNNELGADIFVAVNTNEMHMDWINNPQQFGFVTSKIACCGQGPYNGIGLCTIASNLCPNRDIYAFWDPFHPSERANRLIVQQIITGSTKYMHPMNLSTIMELDSRV, from the exons ATGGAGAACTCGTTCACATTGGTTACGATTTTCGGTCTGCTGTTTACTTTAGGCAATGTAGGTCCTCAAGCTGAGGCCGCGAGGGCGTTTTTCGTGTTCGGAGATTCATTAGTCGATAACGGTAACAACAACTATCTAGCTACCACGGCTCGTGCTGATGCTTACCCTTACGGTATCGACTATCCTACTCATAGAGCTACTGGCCGGTTCTCTAATGGCCTTAACATCCCAGATCTTATAA GTGAGCAAATTGGCTCTGAACCAACATTGCCATATCTGAGCCCGGAGCTAAACGGACAAAGGCTTCTTATTGGTGCCAACTTTGCTTCAGCTGGAATCGGCATTCTCAACGACACCGGAGTCCAATTC GTCAATATAATTAGAATCGGCGAGCAATTACAGTACTTCAGGCAATATCAGCAACGAGTGAGTGCACTTATTGGATCTGAACAAACACAACGCCTAGTGAATGAAGCACTTGTTCTAATGACCCTAGGTGGCAACGACTTCGTAAACAACTACTACTTGGTGCCGTTCTCGGCACGGTCACGGCAATTCGCACTCCCTGATTACGTCGTCTATATAATTTCCGAGTACCGGAAAATTCTTTTG AGGCTGTATGAGTTAGGGGCAAGGAGGGTATTGGTGACTGGAACCGGACCATTAGGTTGCGTCCCGGCGGAACTAGCTCAACACAGCAGAGCCGGTGAATGCGCGATCGAGCTGCAACGAGCCTCAGCTTTGTTCAACCCACAACTTGCTGAAATGCTCAGCGGACTCAACAATGAGCTTGGAGCAGATATTTTCGTTGCAGTAAATACAAATGAAATGCACATGGATTGGATCAATAACCCCCAACAATTCG GTTTTGTTACGTCCAAGATAGCTTGTTGTGGTCAAGGACCTTACAATGGTATTGGGTTATGCACGATTGCATCAAACTTATGTCCGAATCGAGACATTTATGCATTTTGGGATCCATTCCATCCTTCGGAAAGAGCTAACAGGCTGATCGTACAACAGATCATTACTGGTTCAACTAAGTACATGCACCCAATGAACCTTAGTACCATCATGGAATTAGATTCAAGGGTTTAG